One part of the Bacillota bacterium genome encodes these proteins:
- a CDS encoding ECF-type sigma factor has product MTSAPVPAARHAHPSAAPLTNLLSAWRQGDRSAMDQVLRGGHAELLRMASSRLRGSETPSLAADDLVSEPLLRVLLEPPAWESRGHFFVTLSTPLRRRARHPATARPRPIATPRPCSTRRPTCRTRRRSAAAWPNWAPTARVSSACCACSAWPTSARMSHSQ; this is encoded by the coding sequence ATGACCTCCGCTCCCGTCCCTGCGGCAAGGCACGCACACCCGAGTGCCGCTCCGTTGACGAACTTGCTCAGCGCCTGGCGGCAAGGGGACCGCTCGGCGATGGACCAGGTGCTGCGGGGGGGGCACGCCGAGCTGCTGCGCATGGCCAGCTCGCGACTGCGGGGCAGCGAGACGCCCAGCCTGGCGGCCGATGACCTCGTCAGCGAGCCCCTCCTCAGGGTGCTGCTCGAACCGCCGGCCTGGGAAAGCCGCGGTCACTTCTTCGTGACGCTGTCGACACCACTGCGGCGTCGAGCACGCCACCCGGCGACGGCTCGGCCACGCCCTATCGCCACACCAAGGCCCTGTTCGACGCGGCGGCCGACCTGCCGGACGAGGCGACGCAGCGCGGCCGCCTGGCCGAATTGGGCGCCGACGGCGAGAGTGTCGAGCGCGTGCTGCGCATGCTCGGCCTGGCCGACGAGCGCACGCATGTCTCACAGCCAGTAG
- a CDS encoding carbohydrate-binding protein: GKQVLLKGTNLGNWLVQEFWMMGQGGNGVTDQCTLEAKLTQRFGDAEKERLIKLFRDSWITERDWDQIKAFGFNVVRLPILWSVIEDAKKPKTLRADAWAYLDWSIAQAKKRGIYVILDLHGAVGGQTPNDHTGCAGQNTYWTDAEAQERTRWLWQQIASKYKDEPAVAAYDPLNEPWGATAEAMVTRVEDLYRTIRAVDDKHIVLLPSHYGSIDAYGNPTAKGLTNVAFEIHPYPGLFGDRPGDTPYAIHRDWLRCGPTGTTGVCAYNKQVSELKVPLLVGEFQPWQGAGLDLGGQIGRATYDTYASYGWAATSWAYKLVTPAGGSGQGTWGMVTNAPNTNFDRGVGLVAKASTWDCAGWDSTLANACAVKAATIKVGGTGPKTYYFVIKTGANAGSNPDVSFDKISIVDSTSKGELIVNGGFGTAAGWTTLAISGSLNLDFGDTTAGKAPAGSEGAVLRVTRPAGVTGEINGGVYQAITLEGGKTYTLSGVFKDSGSSNTWAEMYLLDKPPVPGQDVIDMAGKVDFSTASVAEIENLFKSFATQANEPHAGLAQWLVSPTPPEVFQLPARPAGLKLAEGVGGNALTWTASTDAKVTGYRVYRAPGASASYTVLADKVTTAGYTDTSAVSGTTYNYVVTALTAANESFYSESASTTVAYVPVPGLIQAETFTAMSGVELEACTDTGGGQDVGHFDPDDWIEFKISVATPGKFTLDYRLATANGSTGFEVWVDGAKAVDVMAVPNTGGWQAWVTQTSTPFTLTAGNHTLRFKSIGREWNLNWFRVNAQ; this comes from the coding sequence CGAGGCCAAGCTCACCCAGCGCTTCGGTGACGCCGAGAAGGAACGCCTCATCAAGCTGTTCCGGGACAGCTGGATCACCGAGCGCGACTGGGACCAGATCAAGGCCTTCGGCTTCAACGTCGTGCGCCTGCCCATCCTGTGGAGCGTCATCGAAGACGCCAAGAAGCCCAAGACCCTGCGGGCCGACGCCTGGGCCTACCTGGACTGGAGCATCGCCCAGGCGAAGAAGCGCGGCATCTATGTGATCCTCGATCTGCACGGCGCCGTGGGCGGCCAGACGCCCAACGACCACACCGGCTGCGCGGGGCAGAACACCTACTGGACCGACGCCGAAGCCCAGGAGCGCACCCGCTGGCTGTGGCAGCAGATCGCCAGCAAGTACAAGGACGAGCCGGCGGTGGCCGCCTACGACCCGCTCAATGAGCCTTGGGGCGCCACGGCCGAGGCCATGGTCACCCGCGTGGAAGACCTCTACCGCACCATCCGCGCCGTGGACGACAAGCACATCGTGCTGCTGCCCAGCCACTACGGCAGCATCGACGCCTACGGCAACCCGACCGCCAAGGGCCTCACCAACGTGGCGTTCGAGATCCACCCCTACCCGGGCCTCTTCGGTGACCGGCCGGGTGACACGCCGTATGCCATCCACCGGGACTGGCTGCGTTGCGGGCCCACCGGGACGACGGGCGTGTGCGCCTACAACAAGCAGGTCAGCGAACTGAAGGTGCCCTTGCTGGTGGGCGAGTTCCAGCCCTGGCAGGGGGCGGGCCTGGACCTCGGCGGCCAGATCGGCCGTGCGACCTACGACACCTACGCCAGCTACGGCTGGGCGGCGACGTCCTGGGCCTACAAGCTCGTCACGCCGGCGGGTGGGTCGGGGCAGGGCACCTGGGGCATGGTCACGAATGCGCCCAATACCAACTTCGACCGCGGCGTGGGCCTCGTGGCCAAGGCGAGCACCTGGGACTGTGCCGGCTGGGACAGCACGCTGGCCAACGCCTGCGCGGTCAAGGCGGCGACCATCAAGGTGGGCGGCACAGGCCCCAAGACCTACTACTTCGTCATCAAGACCGGCGCCAATGCGGGCAGCAACCCGGATGTGAGTTTCGACAAGATCAGCATCGTCGACAGCACGTCCAAGGGCGAGCTCATCGTCAACGGCGGCTTCGGCACGGCCGCCGGCTGGACGACGCTGGCCATCAGCGGCAGCCTGAACCTCGACTTCGGTGACACCACGGCGGGCAAGGCCCCCGCCGGCAGCGAGGGCGCCGTGCTGCGCGTGACCCGCCCGGCCGGCGTGACCGGCGAGATCAACGGCGGCGTCTACCAGGCCATCACGCTGGAGGGGGGCAAGACCTACACGCTCAGCGGTGTCTTCAAGGACAGCGGCAGCAGCAACACCTGGGCAGAGATGTACCTGCTCGACAAGCCGCCCGTGCCCGGCCAGGACGTCATCGACATGGCCGGCAAGGTGGACTTCAGCACGGCCAGCGTGGCCGAGATCGAAAACCTGTTCAAGAGCTTTGCGACGCAGGCCAACGAGCCCCATGCGGGCCTGGCCCAGTGGCTGGTGAGCCCCACGCCGCCCGAAGTGTTCCAGCTTCCGGCGCGCCCCGCGGGTTTGAAGCTCGCCGAAGGGGTGGGCGGCAATGCGCTCACCTGGACGGCCAGCACGGATGCCAAGGTGACGGGCTACCGGGTCTACCGTGCGCCGGGTGCCTCGGCCAGCTACACCGTGCTCGCCGACAAGGTCACGACTGCCGGCTACACCGATACCTCCGCGGTGTCGGGCACGACCTACAACTACGTCGTGACGGCACTGACCGCCGCCAACGAGAGCTTCTACAGCGAGTCCGCCAGCACCACCGTCGCCTACGTCCCCGTGCCCGGCCTGATCCAGGCCGAAACCTTCACCGCCATGAGTGGCGTGGAACTGGAGGCCTGCACCGACACCGGCGGCGGCCAGGACGTGGGCCACTTCGACCCCGACGACTGGATCGAGTTCAAGATCAGCGTGGCCACCCCGGGCAAGTTCACGCTCGACTACCGCCTGGCGACCGCCAATGGCAGCACGGGCTTCGAGGTCTGGGTGGACGGCGCCAAGGCCGTGGACGTGATGGCCGTGCCCAACACCGGCGGGTGGCAGGCCTGGGTGACCCAGACCAGCACCCCCTTTACCCTCACGGCAGGCAACCACACGCTGCGCTTCAAGTCGATCGGGCGGGAATGGAACCTGAATTGGTTCCGCGTCAACGCCCAGTGA